A part of Silurus meridionalis isolate SWU-2019-XX chromosome 18, ASM1480568v1, whole genome shotgun sequence genomic DNA contains:
- the crebl2 gene encoding cAMP-responsive element-binding protein-like 2 isoform X2 has product MVSGKVKKPGKRGRKPAKIDLKAKLERSRQSARECRARKKLRYQYLEELVSSKERAICALREELEMYKQWCIAMDQGKIPSEIKALLTGDDQKGSQSSSATKPAKNTKYNSSGLQSKST; this is encoded by the exons ATGGTCAGTGGAAAGGTGAAGAAGCCGGGGAAACGCGGCCGAAAGCCTGCTAAGATCGACCTGAAGGCCAAGCTGGAGCGCAGCAGGCAGAGCGCGCGGGAATGCCGAGCCCGGAAGAAGCTGCGCTACCAGTACCTGGAGGAGCTGGTGTCCAGCAAAGAGAGAGCCATTTGTGCCTTGAGAGAAGAATTAGAGATG tACAAGCAGTGGTGCATCGCCATGGACCAAGGAAAAATCCCGTCGGAAATCAAAGCTCTCCTGACAGGAGATGATCAGAAAGGCTCACAAAGCAGCAGTGCCACCAAACCGGCCAAAAACACGAAATACAACTCGTCTGGCCTCCAGAGCAAATCCACTTAG
- the gpr19 gene encoding probable G-protein coupled receptor 19, with amino-acid sequence MVYALPMDAAKPSLHTTLLTYLMPNNSQRDNVSTPAAGSPTPVCDLETSSNSTQVSYELSPAEVTVLGLIFGVFWLVSVLGNALVCLVIHRSRRTQSTTNYFVVSMACADLLLSLGCAPFVLLQVSSGYWPLSTAACKAVRYIQHLCPGVQVYVLLSICVDRFYTIVYPLSFKVSREKAKRMILASWLFDAAFVSPCLFFYGSSSSITQRHCEFFLLGSWDGLAYALVHLLFGFLVPALLILSFYQRVVRYIWRISADGRTVRRTMNIVPRTKVKTIKMFLMLNTVFLLTWMPFYVAQLWHPDVSAGPSRQGALFFVAIAWMSFSSTASKPTLYSVYNANFRRGMRETFCMSSMKCYRSNAYTITASSRIAKKNYVGVVDLSVPPKTLIKDSVYDTFDREAKEKKLAWPISVNPPNTFV; translated from the coding sequence ATGGTGTACGCTCTGCCAATGGACGCCGCAAAGCCGTCTCTGCACACGACCCTCCTCACGTACCTGATGCCGAACAATTCGCAGAGGGACAATGTGTCGACTCCGGCTGCCGGTTCCCCAACGCCCGTTTGCGACCTGGAAACTTCCTCGAACAGCACCCAAGTGTCCTATGAGCTCAGTCCAGCAGAAGTGACCGTCCTGGGGCTGATCTTTGGCGTCTTTTGGCTGGTCTCGGTTCTTGGGAACGCTTTGGTGTGTCTTGTGATACACCGCAGCCGGAGAACTCAGTCCACCACCAATTACTTTGTGGTGTCCATGGCCTGTGCTGATTTGCTGCTGAGTCTCGGTTGTGCTCCATTCGTCCTGCTCCAGGTCTCGTCCGGGTATTGGCCCCTGAGCACGGCGGCCTGCAAGGCAGTGCGCTACATCCAGCACCTGTGCCCCGGCGTGCAGGTCTACGTCCTGCTTTCCATCTGCGTGGATCGCTTCTACACGATCGTATATCCACTCAGCTTTAAAGTGTCTCGGGAGAAGGCCAAACGCATGATCCTGGCGTCCTGGCTCTTCGACGCCGCTTTCGTCTCGCCGTGCCTCTTTTTCTATGGATCGTCATCGTCAATCACGCAAAGACACTGCGAATTTTTCCTCCTGGGATCGTGGGATGGTCTGGCCTACGCCCTGGTTCACCTCCTGTTTGGGTTCCTGGTTCCAGCACTTCTCATCTTGTCATTCTACCAGAGGGTCGTGCGGTACATTTGGCGCATCAGCGCGGACGGACGCACGGTGCGCAGGACTATGAACATTGTGCCCAGGACGAAAGTGAAAACCATCAAGATGTTTCTGATGCTAAACACTGTGTTCCTCCTCACGTGGATGCCTTTTTACGTAGCGCAGCTTTGGCATCCCGACGTCTCCGCCGGCCCCAGCAGGCAGGGGGCGCTCTTTTTCGTGGCCATCGCGTGGATGTCGTTCAGCTCCACCGCCTCAAAGCCGACGCTCTATTCGGTCTACAACGCCAATTTCCGGCGAGGAATGAGAGAGACGTTCTGCATGTCATCCATGAAGTGCTACCGGAGCAACGCGTACACCATCACGGCTAGTTCACGCATAGCCAAGAAGAATTACGTTGGTGTTGTGGATTTGTCGGTTCCGCCGAAAACTCTGATCAAAGATTCCGTGTACGACACGTTCGACCGGgaagcaaaagagaaaaaacttgCATGGCCTATAAGTGTCAACCCTCCCAACACATTCGTATAG
- the crebl2 gene encoding cAMP-responsive element-binding protein-like 2 isoform X1: MDESKMVSGKVKKPGKRGRKPAKIDLKAKLERSRQSARECRARKKLRYQYLEELVSSKERAICALREELEMYKQWCIAMDQGKIPSEIKALLTGDDQKGSQSSSATKPAKNTKYNSSGLQSKST, translated from the exons ATGGACGAGAGCAAG ATGGTCAGTGGAAAGGTGAAGAAGCCGGGGAAACGCGGCCGAAAGCCTGCTAAGATCGACCTGAAGGCCAAGCTGGAGCGCAGCAGGCAGAGCGCGCGGGAATGCCGAGCCCGGAAGAAGCTGCGCTACCAGTACCTGGAGGAGCTGGTGTCCAGCAAAGAGAGAGCCATTTGTGCCTTGAGAGAAGAATTAGAGATG tACAAGCAGTGGTGCATCGCCATGGACCAAGGAAAAATCCCGTCGGAAATCAAAGCTCTCCTGACAGGAGATGATCAGAAAGGCTCACAAAGCAGCAGTGCCACCAAACCGGCCAAAAACACGAAATACAACTCGTCTGGCCTCCAGAGCAAATCCACTTAG